A segment of the Vallitalea okinawensis genome:
TAATTGATCCTGTAGATAAATCGGAAGCTTTATACATATGGGATGTTAATGATTTAAGTAAACAAGAAGGTTACTTTATATATTACGATCGTAACACCGCTATGCATGATTATATGCTTGCTAATAAAGTAGTACATCAGAATAGCCAAAGTAAAGTAGTAGTTGAGGAAGAAAATAGAGAGGATGATTACATAGCTGTCTACCAGAGAAAGAGTCATGAGGTTAAGGGTGAGACTTATTTGAGGAAATTAGTCAGCTTATTAACTACTTTAACAGCGGTACTTGTTGTTGTTTGTGTGGTCATGGGTATCTTTCTATTAAAAACTGACCAACAACTACAGTTTGTTCAAGGAGAGATGAGTGTCATAAGGGCTACAATGGGACAGCCACAAAAACCTGAGGAACATAATGGTCAGGCACCAAACGATGTAAATGGCAAAGGGGAAGCAACGGTTGAAAATGTTAATGAAGGTATAGATGTATCAGAAGTAGAAGGGCAAGAACAGACAGCTCAACAAGAAGTTGAAGAAATATCAGAAGAAACCACAGAAGAAGTCATAAATGAAAGTGTAGATCAGATAATTTATGACGTTCCAGATCATTATGTTATTCGAGCTGGAGATAATCTTAATAGCATCGCCATTGAGTTTTATGGAACAACAGATATGGTAGAAAGAATTGTTGAGGTCAATGATTTAAGAGATAGGAATCAAATTTATGCAGGGAAAAAATTAATACTCCCCAAAAATTAGGATGGTCACAACCATCCTTTTCTTGTTTCCTCTAATAACCCAACCTTATATTCATGGTGAAGTGAATTGTAACATATATTTAAGTAGATACAGGATATAAGAGTGTAAAGGGTGGTAGTTGATTATGAAAGCATCAGAAACAACCAGTATTCTAAAAATAGCAAGTGTTTTTATTGGTACTGTAATAGGAGCAGGATTTGCTTCTGGTCAAGAGCTTGTAAAATTCTTCACATCCTATGGCGATAAAGGGATTTATGGTTTGATACTAGCAGGCATACTCTTTGCTGTGGTAGGCTGGCATACGCTTTATATTGCTTACGAAGGAAAGCATCAAGGGTATAAGCCTTTCATGGAAGCGCTAATGGGAAAAACATTGTCAAAGATTATGGAAGCAGTAGTGACTTTGTTTATGCTAGCCTGTTTTTGTGCCATGTTAGCTGGATGTGGAGCGTTATTGCAGCAGAGGTTTAACACACCATATATGTTTGGGGTACTGTTAATGGCAATGATGTGCTATATAACATTTTTATTTGATGTAAAAGGTGTTATATTAATCAATAGTATTCTCGTTCCAATCCTATTTATAGGGGCTTTTGTATTAGGAATCAATGCACTCTTATTTAGGGATACTGCTGTGTTTTCTCATGGAATAGATGGACTGTTTAACGAATTAACTGGAAATTGGGTGAGTGCGGCAATTCTCTATGTTTCTTATAATATGATTACATCAATTGTTATATTGACTTCGCTGGGTCATTTGATTAAAAATGAAAGGGTAGCAAAGTGGGGAGGAATAATAGGTGGCGCGGCTCTTGGCTTATTAGGATTGTGTTTGGGAGTTGCAACATTAATAAATTATGGTAAAATTATAGATGTAGAAATACCTCTGCTTGAAATTGTGATGCAATATACACCAGCTATCCAGTATATGTACATAATTGTTTTATTGGCTGCAATGTTTACAACAGCAGTTGCCAATGGATATGGATTATTATCAAGGGTTACAATACAGTCAAAAATCGGCAGACAGTTATTCAACTTGATTATGATCATCGTAGCAATTTTAATCGCAAGGATGGGTTTTTCTAACTTAGTTAAAAAGGTGTATCCCATTTTCGGATATCTAGGCATGTTCGAGATGATTATGATCATACTTTACTTTGTCCAACTAAAGTTACGAACAAAGAGTAGAAGGAAATACAGGTGATATAATTGAAAAATAAGAAAATTAAGATGCTGTTTCTTTTAACATTAATTATTCTATTAGGTCTTGTCGTAGTACTTAAAGGATACAATAATCAAATTGCAGAAGTATTTAGTGACGATAAAGTAACCTTATCGCCATATAATGAACCTATATCGGTAGAAAGCACTCAGCAGTATACTTTTGATAGTTATAAAGGTGATATTTTAATAGGCAATAAGGATGGTTTTAAAAGGGTTGATAAAGACGGAGAGGTAAAATGGGATCAACCATTTAGTATGAGTAATCCTAGGATAAGAGTTCAGGGTGACTATATTCTTGTTGCAGATGTGGGTGGAACAGAGTTTTATACCTTTAATAAAAGTGGTTTACTCTATACTAAGAAAGTAAATAACCCAATTTTAATATGTAATATAAATGAATCTGGTAATGTTACGATTATTGAAGAAAATCGAGATGCTCACATGTTAACTGTATATGATGTGAGAGGGGAGCCAAGCTTTAAAAGAAATACAACTATTGATAGTAGTGGATATCCTACAGATTTAGTTATGTCACCTTCTGGCGAACAACTCGTCGTTAATTATTTAGACGTAAGTGATATTCAACCTAAAAGTAATTTGGTGTTCTTTGATTTGAACTATAAAAGTATTTATGCTGTAGATCAAATTGTTAATGCAGTTGAGTTAGAAGGGGATATCATCGGTGAACTAATCTGTATGGGAACTAATGAATATATTGCTTTTACTGGTTCGCAAATAAAAGGATATAAGTTTGTTGATGAGGGAGTAGAGACATTTACAAAAGATCTTACAAATAAAATTATTGACTTAGCCGGTAGTAATGATTTTTTTGCTGTTGCATATGGGGAATCTTTAGCGGGTGTTGATGAAGATT
Coding sequences within it:
- a CDS encoding LysM peptidoglycan-binding domain-containing protein yields the protein MDRELNGSQPPEASKLPKNVKQIGTVEYDDYRVYIEDYVYTYLYQYSKSDLSGGKVIFLLGEQITIEQQNIIIISGAIKGSYLEEEQNVHVITEDTMLDVEENRKTYFKDKYIVGWVNSQPGYGVYKSNYHMDMHRRYFSDNQKMLLLIDPVDKSEALYIWDVNDLSKQEGYFIYYDRNTAMHDYMLANKVVHQNSQSKVVVEEENREDDYIAVYQRKSHEVKGETYLRKLVSLLTTLTAVLVVVCVVMGIFLLKTDQQLQFVQGEMSVIRATMGQPQKPEEHNGQAPNDVNGKGEATVENVNEGIDVSEVEGQEQTAQQEVEEISEETTEEVINESVDQIIYDVPDHYVIRAGDNLNSIAIEFYGTTDMVERIVEVNDLRDRNQIYAGKKLILPKN
- a CDS encoding YkvI family membrane protein, producing the protein MKASETTSILKIASVFIGTVIGAGFASGQELVKFFTSYGDKGIYGLILAGILFAVVGWHTLYIAYEGKHQGYKPFMEALMGKTLSKIMEAVVTLFMLACFCAMLAGCGALLQQRFNTPYMFGVLLMAMMCYITFLFDVKGVILINSILVPILFIGAFVLGINALLFRDTAVFSHGIDGLFNELTGNWVSAAILYVSYNMITSIVILTSLGHLIKNERVAKWGGIIGGAALGLLGLCLGVATLINYGKIIDVEIPLLEIVMQYTPAIQYMYIIVLLAAMFTTAVANGYGLLSRVTIQSKIGRQLFNLIMIIVAILIARMGFSNLVKKVYPIFGYLGMFEMIMIILYFVQLKLRTKSRRKYR
- a CDS encoding DUF5711 family protein gives rise to the protein MKNKKIKMLFLLTLIILLGLVVVLKGYNNQIAEVFSDDKVTLSPYNEPISVESTQQYTFDSYKGDILIGNKDGFKRVDKDGEVKWDQPFSMSNPRIRVQGDYILVADVGGTEFYTFNKSGLLYTKKVNNPILICNINESGNVTIIEENRDAHMLTVYDVRGEPSFKRNTTIDSSGYPTDLVMSPSGEQLVVNYLDVSDIQPKSNLVFFDLNYKSIYAVDQIVNAVELEGDIIGELICMGTNEYIAFTGSQIKGYKFVDEGVETFTKDLTNKIIDLAGSNDFFAVAYGESLAGVDEDLSGKIILYDKNGNKINNFNVEGQLSHVSLKKEQLIIGSNRTYLSVEKNGRVNWKYDATVDIKQIIPIDSDHVLIVWENNYQIFKEFRLY